CATTCCGGTGTGAAGCCGCGATTTTGCTGCCACCGTTATCGATAGAGTGGACAACTAGCGATTGTTGACAGGGTAGTGCTCTGGCGTGACAGGCGGGCTATCGGGGATCAATGGCGACACGCGCATCTTCCGTATTGATATTGGGTCGGTCGTCTTCGTCGATCCACGACTCAGCGTGCCAGTGGAGCAAGTGAGTCGGATAGCACTGGTCGTCGGTGATGACCTGAAACCCGTCGGCGTCCGGCAAATATACTACGCGATCGAGAGTGTCCACCTCGGGAAATCGGCGGACGATTCCAGGACCGACCGACAGCCCCATAGACTCCGCCGTTTCGCCACCACCAGGCATCGAACTCACGCTCGGTTTCGGCTCCTGGCCAGTGCCGTCTCACCACCGCGATCAGTCGCGCGCTACTCGGTCCGCGAGTCGTCGCACATCGCTCGGCCGATCTCGGTCCGAACGAACTCCTCGGTGATGACCTCGTACCGGAGCGTGCCGTCGTCATCGGTGGCACACGCCGTGCAGAACGTCATGCGGCGCTGAGTCCCGTCTTCGAGCACGTACTCCTCGGTTTCGCGGTCGGTCGCCGTGGTCGAACCGCAGTCCGGACACGGGTGATCGGCCGCGGTGAGCGCGTCGTCCGCCATCGTCGATGGTTGTGTACGAACGGGATGGGCCTTCAATCTACTGCACCCGTCGGTCCGGATGGTCATGCACATGTGTGCGCCGTGCCTCCGCCACGGCCATGAGCGACGAGAAACAGGCCACGCTCGGCGGCGGCGAGGCCGACACGCGCGATCCGGACGAACACGCGACCAACGACTTCGGCGACGAACTCGGCGAGCACGAGACCAAGGGCGGGTACAACCGCTACGACGTCACGAGCCTGCTCCAGAAGGCCGTCCGGCGCTCGGACGAGGAGTGCGCGGCGTGGGCGGCGTGGGAACTCGTCCGCTCCGGGTACGCCTGGAACCTCTGGGATCGGCTCGCGCTCTACGTCGTCGAGGACCTGCGGGCGGGCGCGGATGTCGTCCTCACTATCGATCGCTACGAACGTCTGGCCACCGAACGGTGGGACGACGACGGCTGGGAGGGGCGACTCTGTGGGATCCACGCGGCACTCGCCGCCGCCCGGGCCACCTCGACCCGGGAGGCGACGTACGCAAACGGGTACTTCGAGCGGGTGGCCGAGGAACGCGCCGCAGCGCGCGAGGCGGGCCGCGAGCCGGTCGAGACCTTTCCGGTCGGCGACCTCGAACCCGGTGGCGAGTTCGACGTGATCTTCGACCAGCACACCTACGACGGCAAGAAGATGGGCCGCGACGGTCGGTACTTCACCGTTCACGGCGCGCGCGTCGGCCCGACGGGCGAGTCCGAGCTGAGCAAGCGGTGGCGACGCCGAGGTCTGTCCCTCGCCGATCGCTCGTACAGCGACGCGGAGCGATCGCACGCGCTCGCGCCGGTCGATCCCGACGACCGCTGGGCCGAACCCGAGCAACCCAGCCCCGATGATTCGACCGAGGACGAGAACGAGGACTGACGACCCGATTCGAACCGAGCCGAACGATCAAGCGATACCCGTGGCTCGCAGGGGTTCGGAGCCAGCCGATCCGCACTCGGCGATGAAAATGGGCCGGACGTGCTCCCCCCGGCCCATGGTTCGCGTATGCTCCCACGCTCAGTGGTCCCGTGTTGGCCGAGCGTAGCACAGGCAACACGCCTGCACGATCCACTACGTCGGCCGACTCGCTTAGTTCTTGTTACCAGTTGCCATATTGTTTGGTATCGATCGATCCCGCGTGAGCGACCGTCGTCCGGAACCGGCAGAGTCGACCACGGCAGATCGGGTCGCGCGGAACGAGACGATCGCGACTGAAACTCCCCTCAGAAACTCTCTGGGAGGAACACCTCGTGCTCGGGGAACAGCCGCTCCAGCACGTCGACGGTCTCCGAGGTTCGAACGTCGAGACCGCCAACCGTCCTGGCACGCTCGGCCGAGCAGTAGCCCACGAGAAGCTGTGAGAGCGTCCCGATGTCGGTCGTCGCGTCCGGCTCGGCGTCGGCATCGACTCGTTCGACGGACGCCACCCCCTCAGCGACCCGAACCGAGAACGTCGCGTCGTTCCACGGCGCGTGTGGATCGTCGACGCCGACGGTGAGGGTGGCGTCCTCGATACCGGGGTACGGGACGGCTTCGAGGGCCGCCGGGACGTCGACGATCCGGAGCATCTTGCCGGCGGCCACCTCGACTTCGATCGCGTCCCGATCGGTGACGACATCGAGGAGCCGGTCGTGGTCGTACCCGTACAGCTCGACCGCGCTCACCTGTGAGTCGTGATCGTGGCAAAAGCGCAGGAGGTTCAGATACGCTTCGTGGTCGGTGAACGCCATCTCGTCGACCACCAGGCGTCGGCCGTCGTCACCATCCTTGATTCGGTAGACCAGATAGCCTCGGGGTTCGTCCCCCTGGAGCCACGCGTAGCAGTACCGTTCCGTATCGTAGCCCTGGAACACCCGATCGCGCCACCAGTCGTCGTTCCGGCGGGTCGCGAGGTTGACGCCGTCGAGCCATTTCTCGAAGACCGGCTCCAGAGTGGCGTACTCCTCGGGCTCGATCCGACGGAACTCACCGGCTGCGGCGGATCGCACCGTCGACAGCGCCGCGGGAGCGACGGTCGCGGTGTGATACCGACAGCCGGTCGCCCAGCCGTAGCGCGCGTAGAAGTCGTGTTTGAACGGTCGGAGAGCGGCGATCGGCCAGCCCCACTCGCGGTACTCTTGGAGCGAGGCTTCGAGCAACTCTCCGACGAATCCCTGGCGTCGACGTTCCGGCGGGGAGGCCACCCCCGAGAGGCCGGCCATCGGCAGCCATTCGCCGCGCAGCCGGACGGTGAACTCGATGTGGGTGCCGCAGGCCACGAGGTCGTCGCCGTCGAAGATCCCTCGATCCTCGCCGAACGCCCACCGTCGCCGACGGCGCTCGTCGATCGGTTCGTCCGGATCGTACGGCCCCGATCCGGCATCGAAGGCGTAGCCCGTGATCGCGTGGTGGCGCTCCTCGTACTCCTCCGAGATGGGACGATACTCGGCCATACCGATCCGGAGGTGTCGTGCGTGAAATACTTTCAGGCTGTCCGGTAGATCGCCGTCGTCGATCTCAATCGTCCGCCGGGGCTGCGCCCGTCTCCGCATCCGCGTCCGTGTCTGCCGCCGCTCCCGCTGCCCCGCCCGCATCGAGCGCCTCCGCCAGGAGCTCCGAAAGCCCGACGATCTCGATGTCGTCCTCGAAGCTCCCTGTCTTGCGGCCGTCCTCGTACATCGTCATGCACATCGGACACGCGACGACGAACTTCTCGACAGCAGCCCCCGCGTCGGTGTCCTCCAGGGCCTCCCGAAGGCGTTCCTCGCTGGGTTTGGGCTCCTCGTCGAAGTCCATCCAGAGCCCACCGCCACCGCCGCCACAGCAGAAACTGTTCGCCCGATTCCTGGGCATCTCGTTCAGGTCACACCCCGTGCGCCGGACGAGATCTCGGGGAGCCTCGTACTCGTCGTTCATCCGGCCGAGGTGGCAGGGGTCGTGATAGGTCACGGTGTGATCGAGTTCGGTGCCCGTGAGATCGAGCGCACCACTATCCGCGAGTTCCTGAACGACCTGCGTGTAATGGTGGACGTCGATCTCGCCGTCGGCGTTCCACTCCACGCCGTCGAGTTCGGGGTACTCGTTCGAGAACGTGTTGTAGCTGTGCGGATCGGTGCAGACGATGGTGTCGAACTCGCAGTCCTCGAAGGCCTCGACGTTGTCCTCGGCGAGCATCTCGTAGAGTCCCTCCTCGCCCACTCGCCGGACGTCGTTGCCGTCGTTTTGCTCGTCCTCGTAGAGGATGCCGTAGTCGACGCCCGCGTGCTCGAAGATCGTGGCGAGCGACCGCGCCACCCTCCGGTTGCGCTCGTCGTAAGAAGGATAATCGCCGACGTACCAGAGGTACTCGACGGCTTGTTCGCGCGCGTCGGGCACTTCGAAGTCGAGCTCCTCGGTCCACTCGGGGCGCTTGCGCTCGGGCTCCCCGAAGGAGTTGCCCTGGCCGAAGATGTCCATCATGGTCTCCTGGACGTTCTCGTCCATCTCGCCCGATTCGGTGAGCCGGCGGTTCATCTCGGTGAACTGCGGGACGTGCTCGATATCGACGGGGCAGGCGTCCATACACGCCATACAGGACATACACGACTCCATCGTGCGCGAATCGATGACGCTCGTCCCGCCGTCCGCGACGATTTCTTTGGTTTCACCGCCGGCGTTCACCGACTCGCGATACCCCTTGAGATCGAGGATCACGTCGCGCGGATCGAGCGGCCGTCCCGACGCCTTCGCCGGACACACCGACGAACACCGGCCGCACTTGGTGCAGGCGTCCTGATCGAGCATCTGTCGCCACGACATGTCTTCGATTTCGGTGAAGCCGATCTCGTCGGGATCGGCGTCGGCGGGCACGCCCGGCAGCCGGGTGCCTGCCTTCTCGTCGCGGGTGACGACGTTGGCGAAGCTCGACAGCATGTGGAACGGTTTGGCGTAGGGCACCCACGCCACGAACCCGAGCGCGAGCAGGGAGTGCGACCACCACGTCGCCGGGTAGAGCGTGGTTGCGAGCTCCGGCGAGACGCCGACGCCCTCCAGAACGAGTGCGACGAACCAGCCCACGAAGCTCACGGTCTCGAACTCGGGAAAGCCAGTCGCGAGGATCCGCACGCCTTCGACGAGATAGCCGCCGGCAGCGAGGAGAAACAGCGTCCAGACGAACAGTCCGTCTTCGAGATCCGTATGCTTGCCCCACAGCCGCTCGTTCCGGACGACGTACCGCCGGTAGATCGCCATTCCGAGCCCGACGACGAACAGAAAGCCCATCGCGTCCATCACGAGCGAATACGAGAGGTAGAAATCGCCGACGAAGAAGGACTGCTCCTCACCCAGCAGGCCGGTCACGAGCCGGTAGCCGTCCATGTCGATCCCGAGGATGGTGGTACCGATCAGCAGCGTGAGAAACCCCCACATGATGAACGCGTGCATCAGTCCGCCGTAGAGGTCGCGATTGAACTGTTTCTCGTTGGTGACGACGGTCTTCGCGGCGCTCACGATCCGGCTGGGGAGGTCGTCGAGCCGGGCGAAGGCGTCCTCGGTTCCGCGGGTGTACCGCGAGAACCGCTCGTAGACGCCATACAGGAAGACCGTGACCGCGAGCGCCGTGAGGAAATAGAAGAGTGCTTTCCCGACGGGACCGATCAGCCAGAACGTCTCTCGGGTGACGGTGTCTCCCGCCTGGAGCACGAGTGTCATCGATTATCGTTGTAGAGCCGACCAGCGGGGTTAAATCTTGCCCACCCGTGGCGATCGGTTCGCAGTCGGCGACAAACTGCCAACTAATTCTTCGTTTTGTCCGGATCCGATCGAGGCTTGCTCTCCGCTCGGATCGCGGGATTCGTGATCGCTATGGAGAACTCAGACGAGCGCCCAGCCGACGAGCGCCGCAGCCAGACCGAGCACCGGCAGGTCGCGACGCGCGAACCGAAGGTGTGGCAGCGTCGGATTCCACGCGAAACACCGTGCGCGGAGCGCCACGCCGAGCTGATCGGCCCGCCCGAACGCCCGCCGGATTCCCGCACTCGTGACGATTTCCATCCGCTCGACGAGTCCGCGCTCGCTCCCGAGTCGCGCCCGCATCGCCGCGCGCGTCCGCGAGAGATCGGCCACCAGCACCGGCAGAAACCGGAAGACCAGCGCTACGCCGACGCCGAGAAAGCGGCCTGGGCGACCGGGGACGAGCCGCTGGATCGCCGCCCGGGAGTCGCGCACACGCGTCGTCCGAACGTAGACGACGCTCACGACGAGCACGAGCA
This portion of the Halococcus salifodinae DSM 8989 genome encodes:
- a CDS encoding GNAT family N-acetyltransferase translates to MAEYRPISEEYEERHHAITGYAFDAGSGPYDPDEPIDERRRRRWAFGEDRGIFDGDDLVACGTHIEFTVRLRGEWLPMAGLSGVASPPERRRQGFVGELLEASLQEYREWGWPIAALRPFKHDFYARYGWATGCRYHTATVAPAALSTVRSAAAGEFRRIEPEEYATLEPVFEKWLDGVNLATRRNDDWWRDRVFQGYDTERYCYAWLQGDEPRGYLVYRIKDGDDGRRLVVDEMAFTDHEAYLNLLRFCHDHDSQVSAVELYGYDHDRLLDVVTDRDAIEVEVAAGKMLRIVDVPAALEAVPYPGIEDATLTVGVDDPHAPWNDATFSVRVAEGVASVERVDADAEPDATTDIGTLSQLLVGYCSAERARTVGGLDVRTSETVDVLERLFPEHEVFLPESF
- a CDS encoding (Fe-S)-binding protein, with product MTLVLQAGDTVTRETFWLIGPVGKALFYFLTALAVTVFLYGVYERFSRYTRGTEDAFARLDDLPSRIVSAAKTVVTNEKQFNRDLYGGLMHAFIMWGFLTLLIGTTILGIDMDGYRLVTGLLGEEQSFFVGDFYLSYSLVMDAMGFLFVVGLGMAIYRRYVVRNERLWGKHTDLEDGLFVWTLFLLAAGGYLVEGVRILATGFPEFETVSFVGWFVALVLEGVGVSPELATTLYPATWWSHSLLALGFVAWVPYAKPFHMLSSFANVVTRDEKAGTRLPGVPADADPDEIGFTEIEDMSWRQMLDQDACTKCGRCSSVCPAKASGRPLDPRDVILDLKGYRESVNAGGETKEIVADGGTSVIDSRTMESCMSCMACMDACPVDIEHVPQFTEMNRRLTESGEMDENVQETMMDIFGQGNSFGEPERKRPEWTEELDFEVPDAREQAVEYLWYVGDYPSYDERNRRVARSLATIFEHAGVDYGILYEDEQNDGNDVRRVGEEGLYEMLAEDNVEAFEDCEFDTIVCTDPHSYNTFSNEYPELDGVEWNADGEIDVHHYTQVVQELADSGALDLTGTELDHTVTYHDPCHLGRMNDEYEAPRDLVRRTGCDLNEMPRNRANSFCCGGGGGGLWMDFDEEPKPSEERLREALEDTDAGAAVEKFVVACPMCMTMYEDGRKTGSFEDDIEIVGLSELLAEALDAGGAAGAAADTDADAETGAAPADD
- a CDS encoding energy-coupling factor transporter transmembrane component T family protein, producing the protein MLSYESGDSLAHRLDPRAKLAVQVGFAIAAFAHTTPRGLAILTVLAGSVLAAARLSPAAALAEARYALPFLVVGPAIAVLTLGPPWIAPSQAVAPALASYRVLLVLVVSVVYVRTTRVRDSRAAIQRLVPGRPGRFLGVGVALVFRFLPVLVADLSRTRAAMRARLGSERGLVERMEIVTSAGIRRAFGRADQLGVALRARCFAWNPTLPHLRFARRDLPVLGLAAALVGWALV